The Paraburkholderia sp. FT54 sequence CCCGGATGCGTGCACGAGGGCGCCGACGCAACGCGGACGCGACCCACAGCCTGAACAACCGAAGACGAGGAAAGAATGACACTGACGATCAAGCCTGCTGTCCTGGTGGCAACGGCAGTCTGCAATATGTGGCCCGGTTGCGGCGCGCGGTCGGACACATTCTTTTCCCGGTATTGTGACGGTCAACGGCTTGACCTTTTTATTGCGGGAAAATGAGCGTCGATATTAGTAGTTCTTTGTAGCTATGTAAGGGCGGCGATGACACAGACCACAAGATCAACGCCGGCCACGGGGAAATGGATGAAGAAAATCTGCCTGAGCATGATTGTGAAGAACGAGGCGCCAGTCATTGAGAGATGTCTCGCAAGCGTCAAGCCATGGATCGATCATTGGGCAATCGTCGACACAGGCTCCTCAGACGGTACGCAAGACATCATTCGGCACTGTATGGCGGGCATTCCGGGGACATTGCATGAGCGAGTCTGGCGAGACTTCGCGCACAACCGCAATGAAGCGCTGATACTCGCCAAACCGCACGGCGACTATCTATTCTTCATCGACGCGGACGAAACGCTGCAGATGGATGCAGGCTTCGCATGGCCGCCGCTCGAAGCGGACGGCTACCAGGTCCGCTGCCAGCTCGACGAATGGCAATATCTGCGCAATGCACTTGTCGCGGCGCATCAACCCTGGCGCTGGGAAGGCGTCTTGCACGAGTACCTGACGCAGGCGCCGCCTCATGCCTGGCAGGCTCTGCCAGGCGCGACGATTGTCGTGTCTCGCGACGGCGCGCGTGCTCGTGACACCAACACCTATCTGCGCGACATCGAAGTGCTGGAAAGAGCGGTACGCAACGAACCTGATAACCCCCGCTATCGGTTTTACCTTGCTCAAAGCTACCGGGATGCCGGTCGGTTGGAGGATAGCATTCGCGTGTACCGCGAACGGTGTGAGATGGCAGGATGGGATGAAGAGCGCTGGTTCGCGCTCTTCCAGATCGCATCTCTCACCGAACTCAGCGGGGCTAATCCAGACGAAGTGCGCGAAGCGTATCTCGCGGCTTATCAGGCCCGTCCGCATCGCGCTGAGCCACTCAGCCGACTCGCGGCGTATCACCGGCTGCGCGGTGAGTTCGCGTTGGCGCATCTGTTCGCACAACAGGCGGCTGCGATCGCGCGTCCCGCGGACACGCTGTTCGTCGACGAATCGGTCTATGCCTGGCGGGCTCTGGACGAGCTCGTGGTGAGCGCGTATTACGTCGGCGCTATCGAGCAGGGGCGGGTCGCGCTGCAGCGGCTCCTGCGCGAACAGAAATTCCCGCAGGAGCATCGTCAACGCATCGAGGGGAACCGACAATATTTCGGGCTGTAGGGACTACCTTGCCGGGCGGCCCCTGTCTCGATGACGCCAAACTAAGCTGCTTCAGCTACGCGAAGGAAAAATACCTTGCGTGCAGATCATGTAGGTCAGGCCATTCGGCGTGACTGACGCCAGGTTGGGCAATGCAAAGGTTGTTACACCGTCTCCACCGAAGGCGGTTCCCAACAAGCTGAAGAGTGCTGTGTTCTGCGAGATGCTCATCAACTGCCCGTTGGCGGGCACCCCCACGCCGACGCCGGCCGCCGTCAGCCAGACGGTACCCAGTGTGCAGGTCTCGCCCGTGCCCGGGGCAGCGTTGCCCGGATTACCCAATCCCGAAACCGAACCCGTTGCGCCCGTGGCGCCTTGAGCGCCCTGAGCGCCCTGAGCGCCCTGTGCTCCCGTGGCACCGGTAGCGCCCGTGGCTCCGGTCGGGCCGGTCGCGCCGGTTGGACCTGTTGTCCCCGTTGCTCCCGTTACGCCCTGGACGCCCTGCGCGCCAGTCGCGCCCGTCGGCCCCGTGGCGCCCACCGCACCAGTCGCACCGGCCGGCCCCGTGGCGCCCACCGCACCGGTGGCACCGGCCGGCCCCGCGGCGCCCGTCGCGCCGTTGGAACCCGCCGCACCAGTGGCGCCCGTTGCACCAGTTGCGCCAGTCGCTCCGGCCGCACCCGTCGCGCCATCTACTCCCGACGCGCCGTTCGCGCCCGCTGTGCCGGTCGCGCCTGTCGCACCCGTCGCTCCTGCGGCTCCTGTCGCCCCCGTTGCTCCCGTTGCCCCCGTCGCGCCGGTGGCTCCAGCCGGCCCAACATTGCCGCTCACGAGTTGCTGGGTAATCGTCGTCAGCGTGCTGTTGGTGGCAGCGAGTCTTGCGCTCAGCAATTCCAGTCCGTCGTCGTATGCGTTGCCGGAAACAGGCTGAAACTGTTGGTTCATCAGATTGATTGCATCGACATTCACACCGAGGTTAGTCAGCAATTGCCCGGTTTGCGCAACCGCGGCCGCAAGCCGATTGCTGACCGCACTCGCCGACGCCGCGGAGAAGCCATTGAAGAACGCTTCCGTGTCGGAATTCGCCGCTGCGCTTGCCGTGACGAGTTCGGTGAACGGCGTCACGTTGATCGTTCCAGGCGAGGCAGCATAGGAATGCAGGACCAATCCCGACGAAGCCGATACGCGAACCACACACGGCAACGTTAATCCCGCAGTTGAAACCGACCACGAACCGTCGGCTGCGGTCTGGGTTGAAGCGTGTCCGGCAACGCAATTCAACGACACCTGACCGTTGACAATGGGCGCGCCGGTCGCCGCGGTACCTTTTATCGACGCCGGCACAATGCCTTGACTGGTTGCCGCGGAATCTGAACCGCCGCAGCCACTGAACAATGTCGACACCGCGATCGAAAGCAAAATTGCCGTACTTTTTTTCCCCTGCATTTTTATTCCTTTGATTCGATATATGCCGCTCTTTTATCTGAAACCCGGTGCTCTCCTGGATTCACAAAAATCCTCAGGCGCTCTGCGTCGCCCGGGCGAAGGCCGATATTGGCCCCTGGGGACTTCAGGTTTCGATGCGTGGTCAGGCGGTCAAAGTGAGCGGATGCCTCCGACCAGACGCGGAACCGAGCATTGTTATTAGCCATTCCTTACCCAAACTTTCGGTTCGCCGGGGCGAGGATAATCGTATTCCTCCGCTAATTCAACGGAAAAATCACGCCCTATAAAAACCATTGGAACGGTGAACCCACGTGGCATTAAAACATCGTTGCGGACTCAACAAAGGTTTGAAAATGGACTCTGATGCAAAGCCGGGCATTTGTGAGATTTCGCCCGGCTTTCGACGAAAGTGTGGCCGCAATGTTTATTCAAATTGAAAGACATCGACCGGTTTCGACCACTCGCGTCACGCGGATAGCAACCGGGCTGTCCACACCATCGTCAGGCAACCTCGGGGCGCGAGGCAGGCTGCGCCAATACGAGCCGATTGCCACCGAGCGACTTCGCGTTGTATAACGCCGCGTCGGCAGCTGCCAGCAGGTCGGCAAGCGTGGGCGCTTCGGCTCCGAACTGTGCGAGCCCAACGCTGACCGTTGCTTGTATCGCGACGCCATCAATCCGGTGAGGAATCGTCTCAGCGAAACGTTTGGCGAC is a genomic window containing:
- a CDS encoding glycosyltransferase, whose product is MKKICLSMIVKNEAPVIERCLASVKPWIDHWAIVDTGSSDGTQDIIRHCMAGIPGTLHERVWRDFAHNRNEALILAKPHGDYLFFIDADETLQMDAGFAWPPLEADGYQVRCQLDEWQYLRNALVAAHQPWRWEGVLHEYLTQAPPHAWQALPGATIVVSRDGARARDTNTYLRDIEVLERAVRNEPDNPRYRFYLAQSYRDAGRLEDSIRVYRERCEMAGWDEERWFALFQIASLTELSGANPDEVREAYLAAYQARPHRAEPLSRLAAYHRLRGEFALAHLFAQQAAAIARPADTLFVDESVYAWRALDELVVSAYYVGAIEQGRVALQRLLREQKFPQEHRQRIEGNRQYFGL